Proteins from a genomic interval of Nocardia sp. BMG51109:
- a CDS encoding beta-ketoacyl-ACP synthase 3 — MVSIAVNRGRENVAMLGIGAYRPQRIVSNAEVCEVLDSTPEWIFERTGIRNRRWTSGDETLRSMAAAAGERAIVNSGVDRSKITALVFATSSWLKLTPHGAPAVAYDLGMNGIPAFDLTSGCGGFGYGVGVAADMIRAGSAEHVLVIGAETMTVGLDPTDRGTAMIFGDGAGAVVVGPSEENGISPTVWGSDGENAEAIAQDVDFLEFMNKAQALQGTDPAIEPVGRMSLHMEGPRVFRWAAVTLPRALSTALERSGVAKEDIEVFVPHQANARINELMRKNLGLADDIPMANDIENTGNTSAASIPLAIEEMLVTGKAKGGQLALVLGFGAGLSYAGQVVTLPPRPIEPSF, encoded by the coding sequence GTGGTGAGCATTGCAGTCAACCGGGGTCGCGAGAATGTGGCGATGCTCGGCATCGGCGCCTACCGACCTCAGCGCATTGTCAGCAACGCCGAGGTGTGCGAGGTGCTGGACTCCACGCCGGAGTGGATCTTCGAGCGCACCGGCATCCGCAACCGGCGCTGGACCAGCGGCGACGAGACGCTGCGCAGCATGGCGGCGGCCGCGGGTGAGCGGGCGATCGTCAACAGCGGCGTCGACCGGTCGAAGATCACCGCGCTGGTATTCGCCACCTCGAGCTGGCTGAAGCTGACCCCGCACGGCGCCCCGGCCGTCGCCTACGACCTGGGCATGAACGGCATTCCGGCGTTCGACCTGACCTCGGGCTGCGGCGGTTTCGGCTACGGCGTCGGCGTGGCCGCGGATATGATCCGGGCCGGTTCGGCCGAGCACGTGCTGGTCATCGGCGCGGAGACGATGACGGTCGGGCTCGACCCGACCGACCGCGGCACCGCGATGATCTTCGGCGACGGCGCCGGCGCGGTGGTCGTCGGGCCCAGCGAGGAGAACGGCATCTCGCCGACGGTGTGGGGCAGCGACGGCGAGAACGCCGAGGCGATCGCGCAGGACGTCGACTTCCTCGAGTTCATGAACAAGGCGCAGGCGCTGCAGGGCACCGATCCGGCGATCGAACCGGTGGGCCGGATGTCGCTGCACATGGAGGGCCCGCGGGTATTCCGCTGGGCCGCGGTCACGCTGCCGCGCGCGCTCTCCACCGCGCTGGAGCGGTCCGGCGTGGCCAAGGAGGACATCGAGGTCTTCGTCCCGCACCAGGCCAACGCCCGCATCAACGAACTGATGCGCAAGAACCTCGGCCTCGCCGACGACATCCCGATGGCCAACGACATCGAGAACACCGGCAACACCTCCGCCGCCTCGATCCCCCTGGCCATCGAGGAAATGCTGGTCACCGGCAAGGCCAAGGGCGGCCAACTGGCCCTGGTCCTCGGCTTCGGCGCGGGGCTGAGCTACGCCGGGCAGGTGGTCACGTTGCCGCCCAGGCCGATCGAACCGAGCTTCTGA
- a CDS encoding lysoplasmalogenase, with the protein MARPFRAAFVAAAATTVFGAVTGRDRWQWAAKPLMMPLLAAGVLHSGRDLAPADRRVLLGALSAATIGDVLLIDPDDDRRLIAGASSFAIMQSGYSVLWWRDGARPKPSVALPRIAAWLGAAALLRAKAPNLTATLTFYGATLGTAAVLASDPSLAPTAKNVAGMNIPGRDPRSRLGLGALLFTISDGLIVLRRLFARSTGSRRTAEGVILSTYAAAQYFLTDPRVHTGQAVRVPSPATPSPRITQVPIDR; encoded by the coding sequence ATGGCCCGGCCATTCCGCGCGGCCTTCGTCGCTGCCGCCGCCACAACGGTTTTCGGCGCGGTCACCGGCCGCGACCGCTGGCAGTGGGCGGCAAAACCCTTGATGATGCCCCTGCTGGCCGCGGGCGTACTACACAGCGGCCGAGACCTCGCGCCCGCCGACCGTCGAGTTCTCCTGGGCGCACTGAGCGCCGCCACGATCGGCGACGTGCTGCTCATAGATCCCGACGACGACCGCCGATTGATCGCGGGCGCATCATCTTTCGCGATCATGCAGTCCGGATACTCGGTCCTGTGGTGGCGTGATGGCGCCCGGCCGAAACCATCGGTGGCGCTACCCCGGATAGCCGCCTGGCTCGGCGCGGCCGCACTACTACGCGCGAAGGCCCCGAACCTCACCGCGACACTGACGTTCTACGGCGCCACCCTCGGCACCGCCGCCGTACTCGCCTCCGACCCGTCACTCGCGCCTACGGCGAAAAATGTTGCAGGAATGAATATTCCAGGCCGCGACCCCCGCAGCCGCCTCGGCCTGGGTGCACTGCTGTTCACCATCTCCGACGGCCTGATCGTCCTCCGCCGCCTGTTCGCCCGCAGCACCGGCTCGCGACGGACGGCAGAGGGAGTGATCCTCTCGACTTATGCTGCCGCGCAGTACTTTCTGACCGATCCCCGGGTACATACCGGGCAGGCGGTTCGAGTTCCGTCGCCGGCAACGCCTTCGCCCCGGATCACGCAGGTGCCGATAGACCGGTAA
- a CDS encoding ImmA/IrrE family metallo-endopeptidase, translating to MASAVRAPANGDNVVSARESAGFTIAAAAKRLGVAPERVVEWETELAEPTLNQLRRAAALYGTTVAALLSSQPRPVDDAAQRVPDFRRNHDRPMTQPVVAEIRKVRGRRARILELGAEFESLPAITLTRKTAKAAAVQVRRLIGVDVGTQRRFANERAALNSWIHAVEGLGALVFQASRIPTSEFLGLSLYEDVAPIILLNGADTPRRRIFTLFHELGHLLGRTSGVCDVFTPGDTESVCNAFGSAFLLPADEFVAELGELDPIASLERLSKVFRVSQSAIAVRMKTLEIIDSDQLSRQLEIARERAQRVEGENQSGFAPPHVLELRNLGERYVSTVLDALHNGVISPVDATYFLESKLPTIDRMEAELARRAIG from the coding sequence GTGGCAAGTGCAGTACGTGCACCGGCGAACGGTGACAACGTGGTCAGTGCGCGGGAGAGTGCCGGCTTCACCATTGCCGCGGCCGCCAAGCGGCTGGGGGTGGCTCCCGAGCGGGTTGTCGAATGGGAGACCGAGCTAGCCGAGCCGACCCTGAATCAGCTGCGCCGAGCAGCTGCTCTGTACGGCACCACAGTGGCGGCGCTACTTTCGTCCCAGCCCCGGCCGGTCGATGACGCCGCGCAGCGGGTGCCGGACTTCCGTCGCAACCATGACAGACCGATGACCCAGCCCGTCGTCGCCGAAATACGAAAGGTACGCGGACGACGGGCCAGGATCCTGGAATTGGGTGCCGAGTTCGAGAGCTTGCCTGCCATCACCCTTACGCGGAAGACCGCCAAGGCAGCGGCCGTGCAGGTGAGACGTCTGATCGGGGTCGACGTCGGTACGCAACGTCGATTCGCCAACGAAAGGGCAGCTCTCAACTCCTGGATCCACGCGGTCGAGGGGCTGGGGGCGCTCGTGTTCCAGGCCAGCAGGATTCCGACGAGCGAATTCCTCGGCTTGTCGCTGTACGAGGATGTCGCACCGATCATTCTGCTCAACGGCGCAGACACCCCGCGGCGTCGCATCTTCACGCTCTTTCACGAGTTGGGGCACCTGCTCGGTCGTACCAGCGGTGTGTGCGATGTATTCACCCCTGGCGACACCGAATCGGTATGCAACGCATTCGGTTCCGCTTTCCTTTTGCCGGCGGACGAGTTCGTAGCAGAACTGGGCGAGCTGGATCCGATCGCCAGCTTGGAGCGCTTGTCGAAGGTGTTTCGAGTGAGCCAGTCCGCGATAGCCGTCCGGATGAAGACTCTGGAAATCATCGACTCGGATCAACTGTCCCGGCAGCTGGAAATCGCCCGCGAGCGAGCCCAGCGTGTCGAGGGCGAGAATCAATCCGGCTTCGCTCCACCACACGTTCTCGAGCTGAGGAATCTGGGCGAGCGGTACGTATCCACGGTGCTGGACGCGCTCCACAACGGCGTCATCTCCCCGGTGGACGCCACCTACTTCCTGGAGTCCAAGCTCCCGACCATCGACAGGATGGAAGCCGAGCTCGCGCGGAGAGCGATCGGTTGA
- a CDS encoding DUF4411 family protein: MSNWAKRLDYFIDEPSQEDVDLVQKISDRYPNWVFEQQNAADPWVIAHACRRKAFVVTDERAKGPGTADRNLKIPNVAAEFQVSCINPIELARRECWRF; this comes from the coding sequence TTGAGCAACTGGGCGAAGCGACTCGACTACTTCATCGACGAACCGAGCCAGGAAGATGTGGACCTGGTTCAGAAGATCTCCGACCGGTATCCCAACTGGGTCTTCGAACAGCAGAACGCGGCTGATCCATGGGTAATCGCGCATGCTTGCCGAAGGAAGGCGTTCGTCGTCACCGACGAACGTGCCAAGGGGCCGGGCACTGCGGACCGAAACCTGAAGATCCCCAACGTAGCGGCTGAATTTCAGGTCTCCTGTATCAACCCGATCGAGTTGGCCCGCCGTGAGTGCTGGAGGTTCTGA
- a CDS encoding DUF4145 domain-containing protein codes for MAVDQQIRELAERTANFGYLLAYEPVLVVHGAAAEAALFTDPNTAMFKCRLFGETLVERAFISFGLPNMPDTQHKRLKVLSDQGFLDARVHGWFDSVRKIGNQAVHEGYAGQREALLLVRACYECRVRTSSTHGGPTRSG; via the coding sequence GTGGCGGTTGACCAGCAAATTCGGGAGCTGGCCGAACGCACTGCGAACTTCGGTTACCTGCTGGCGTACGAGCCGGTGTTGGTTGTTCACGGTGCCGCAGCGGAGGCCGCGCTGTTCACCGACCCGAACACGGCCATGTTCAAGTGCCGGTTGTTCGGCGAGACGCTCGTTGAGCGAGCCTTCATCTCGTTCGGCCTGCCGAACATGCCGGACACACAGCACAAGCGCCTGAAGGTGCTGAGCGACCAAGGCTTCCTCGACGCACGGGTACACGGCTGGTTCGATTCCGTCCGCAAGATCGGAAACCAGGCCGTACACGAAGGATATGCGGGACAGCGCGAAGCGCTGCTGCTTGTTCGCGCCTGCTACGAATGCAGGGTCAGAACCTCCAGCACTCACGGCGGGCCAACTCGATCGGGTTGA